The genomic region TACGCTTTCTCCAAAGAGTAAGAGATGAAGCCCATCGTTTTGCTTTAAGTTCCCATCAAAAAAGGCGTAAAAAAGCAACTTTTGAGTCTCTTCTTGACCAGATACCAGGCGTTGGCCCTAAACGTAAGAAGAGACTTCTCAAGCACTTCGGAAGTATTGAAAAAATAAAGTCAGCAAATATTGAGGAAATCACCAGTCTCCCCGGTTTTAACCGCAGAGTAGCCTGGGAAATAAAGAAAATTTTAGGGACAGGCGAAAAAATTTGAGCTCCGTCCAAAGATTTCCGATAAGAGGGACAGGCGAAAAATTTTTTCAGGAGGTTTTGCTTTATGCCAAGAATCCCTCGTTTGCTAACCAACCATCCCAAAGCCGCTTATCACGTCATTTCTCGTACGGCTTTACCCGGCCACAACGTGCTCGGCCCTGAAGAAAAAGAACACCTACTCAATCTCATTAGCTGGCTCTCTCAGGTATACTTCGTAGAAGTCTATGGCTTTGCTATCATGGGTAACCACTTCCATCTCCTCTGCCGCATGCTTCCCGAAGACAAATTCTCTGACGAGGAAGTAGCTCGCCGCATAAAGCTCTATTACCGGGGCAAGCGCAAAGTCTTTATCTACAAAGAACTTCTTGCCAAATGGCGCGAGCGCTTAGCTAGCCTCTCCCGCTATGTCCAGGACATCAAGCAAAGATTCTCCCGCTGGTATAACAAACGCGTTGACCGCAAAGGCTACTTCTGGGCTGACAGGTTTAAGTCCGTAATCATTGAAACTGGAGAGGCCTTGCTTAATTGCCTGGCCTACATTGAACTGAACCCGGTGCGGGCAGGGATTGTAGAAAAGCCGGAAGACTACCGCTGGTGCTCGCTAGGATACCGAGCAAGATTAGGGACAGGCAAAAATTTTCTCTCGCTTGACCTAGGCCTTCCTTCTTATGCCGACAAATCCGAACAAGAGAAACTCAGACTCTACCGAGAGTTCGTCTATGGTAAAGGCGGCATTGGTGAGCCTGAAAAATTAACTAAAACCAAAGAATTCGTATATCGGACACGTTATTTTTCTGAAAGTCTCGTAATTGGTTCAAAGCGTTTCCTAGAGGAAACCGGCAAAGAAATAAAAAAGTTCTTTTCTAAAAAACAGCAAAAGCTTATTCCTGATAGAGGAATACTCATATTGTGAGCAAAATTTGATTTGGCAAAAACAAAAGAGCTTGTTAAGCTACTTTAAAACTCTTTAAAGCCAAACTATGAACATTTTTGAAGTCCCTTTTGAAGAAATTTTGGCTGAGTCCGTCAAAACGCATGGGCACTTATGCGCAGGCCAAGTCATAGGAGTTAGAATGGCCTTACTGGGGCTTCGCCTAATCGGCATAAAAGACCCCAAAGGCGCTGACCGCAAGAAATTTCTTGTTTTCGTTGAGATTGACCGCTGTGCCACCGACGCCATACAATCTGTTACCGGGGCAAGCCTTGGTAAGCGTTCTTTAAAATTCTTAGACTACGGCATAATGGCCGCTACTTTTCTAAACCTTGAAACCAAAGAGGCCTATCGCATCATCGCCCGCGAAGAGGCTCGCGAGCTTTCCAAAAACTATTTTCCAGAAATACCCGACAAATATCGCCGCCAGCTTGAGGCTTACAGAGTTATGCCCGAAGAAGAACTTTTTGACATTCAAAAAGTAGAAGTGGAATTGTCTGACTTTGACTTACCTGGGAGGCCACTTAAGCGGGTTCAGTGTGAAGCCTGCGGGGTATGGGTGCAAGACGGCCGCGAGGTTCTGAAAGACGGCCGGGTTTTATGCCGCCCCTGTGCTCATGGAAGCTACTTCCGCCTGGCTGGTTTCACGCCAGAGCTTGGAAAGATTGGTCAAAAGCTCAAGAAGAAATAACTCCTGGTTAAGATTCATCTGCAGGGCCAAAAAAGCCTTTTCTATTTTTTCAAGGGCGGGAATTATGAAATCCCTTGGCGGCTTTTCAGGGAAAAGAGCTGGAAATTCATCTAGACCAAGCTCATTTACCAGCGCCTGCCTGAGCCATACCAAGACAAGCTCCCAAAAAAGGGGTAAGTCCTCTCCTAGTTTGGGCAATACTTCGGCCACCGAAACTATTAGATGAGGCTTACCGGTAGCTATAGCCTTTACCAGGCGAGCGAGTTCTTCAAGATAGCCTTTTTCCGCCAAACGCAAAGCACGTGCCACGCTTCCTTCCGCCAGTATAGCGAGGCCTTCTGCTTCTTCAGAAGTTATACCTAATCTCTTAACCAACAGTTCTTTTAAAGTATCCTTGGGAATGGGTCTAAACCTTAGCACCTGACAACGGGAAACAATGGTGGGCAAAAGTCCTTCGGTGCTTTTGGCAATTAAAACAAAAAGGGTATAGGCTGGCGGTTCTTCAAGAGACTTAAGAAGGGCATTGGCGGCTTCGCGGGTCATAGCCTCTGCATCGGTAAAAAGAATGAATCGCCTTTCGGCCTCAAGGGGTCTGAAATAAAGTTTGGCTTCAAGTTCTCTTATCTGTTCAATTTTTATACTTTTACCCTGGGGCTGAATAATCTCTACGTCAGGGTGATTACCTCGCTCAAACTTTTTACAGGGGACGCATTCACCGCAGCCACTTTGCTTAACACATAAGAGGCGCCTAAAAAGAGAAAGAGCCGTAGTCTCCCGCCCCACGCCCTCTGGGCCGAGAAAAAGATAAGCGTGCGGCAGGCGGTTTTCCTCTTGAGCCTGTTTTAGAATGGCCAGAGCTTTTTCCTGGCCTTTTATTTCTGAAAAAGAAAGAATCTTTGCCTCTAAAGCTGACATGGACCTTCCCAGATCTTGGCCCCAATTTTAGAAAATTTCTCACAAAGGGCTTCGTAGCCCCTTTTTAGGTGATAGATATCACTTATCTGAGTTATACCTTCGGCTCCAAGCCCTGCTAGAACTAGCGAGGCACTGGCCCTTAAATCCGTAGCTTTAACTGGAGCGGCCTGAAGCCTTTTAACCCCGTTAACTACGGCTACGCGGCCTTCCACAGTAATGTCTGCCCCAAGCCTTCTTAATTCGTCCACATGGAGGAAACGGTCTTCAAAAATGGTCTCCACAATTACCGAAGTTCCTTTTACCGTACTCAAAGCCGCCATTATCTGGGCTTGAAGGTCAGTAGGGAAACCGGGATAAGGGGCGGTTCTTATTTTTAAAGGCTTTAATTTTTTGCTCCGCCTGGAAAGAATCTCTTTTTCTCCTACTTCTAGCTTGAGTCCCATTTCTTTTAGCACGGCTAAGACTGACTCAAGATGATCAGGCCTTACATTTTTTACTAAAACTTCTCCTCCAGAAATAGCCGGGGCTATAAGATAAGTGCCAGCTTCAATGCGATCCGGAATAATCTCTATTTCGGCGGGATTCAGCTCTTTTACGCCGTAAACGGTGATAGTTTCTGAACCATGACCTGAAATTTTGGCTCCCATGGAACAAAGCATGTCTCCCAGAAAAACGACTTCGGGCTCTTTAGCGGCGTTTCTGATTATGGTTTTACCGCGGGCAAGAGTAGCGGCCATCATAAGGTTTTCCGTGGCGGTAACCGAGGGAAAGTCAAGATTGATTTCAGCTCCGTAAAGCCCGCGTTTGGGAGCTTTGGCCACTATGTCTCCGTGTTCGCTACTTATCTTGGCGCCCATAGCTTCCAGGCCTTTTAGGTGCAGGTCAATAGGCCTCTTCCCTATAGGGCAGCCACCTGGAAGGGCTACCCTGGCCTTACCAGCTCTGGCTACTAGAGGGCCTAACACCAACACCGAAGCCCTCATGCGGTTTACAATCTCGTAGGGAGCTAAAGTATCTTCAGCCTGTGAGGTATCTACAAAAAGACTGCGGCCGTTCATTTGGTATCTGGCCCCAAGGAGAGCGAGGAGTTCAAGCATGGTATTTACATCTAGAAGGTCTGGAACATTTGAAAACTTATATTCTCCAAGGGCTAAAAGGGTAGCGGCGAGAGCCGGCAACGCAGCGTTTTTTGCGCCACTTATCTCTACTTCTCCAGAAAGACGGTACCCGCCTTCTACGAAAATACAAATTTCTGACATGACTCTCCTCAGGGAAGTTTTTGGACCACAAGCACCCTTTCGTATCCCAGTAAATCTTTTACAAAATCATAACGGTAACCTGCTTTTTTGGCGAGGGCAGCCACATCTTCTTTTTGCCGATAGCCTATTTCAAGGAGAACATATCCTCCTGGCAAAAGGTATTTGGAGGCTTCCCAAAGGGTTTTAGCAATAAAATTAAGACCCTTTGGCCCTGCTAAAAGAGCCTCCAAGGGCTCGTGTTCTCTTACGCTTTTTTCAAGAGAAGAAAATTCTTCTTCGGAAATGTACGGAGGATTACTTACTATAAGAGAAAATACTTGCTTCTCTTTTAAAGGCGCAAGCCAGTTTCCCTGGACAAAGAAAACCCTATTTTCAAGATGATAGCGCTCTCTGTTAACCAAGGCGTACTTTAAAGCCCGAGAGCTATATTCAACACCGAAGACTTTTACATCCCGTTTTTCAAGGGCAAGAGAGAGAGAAATACAACCTGAACCTACACCCAGCTCAAGGACACCCGCGCCAGGCGAGATGAATTCAAGCGCGGTTTCAACAAGAATTTCAGTTTCCGGGCGAGGTATTAAAACCCCAGGCCCTACTTTAAAAGATCGGCCGTAAAACTCCGCCTCACCAAGCAGATAGGCCGTAGGGACTCCATCTCCACGCCGCTTGATAAGTTCAAAAAATCGTGAAGCGACTGCTGGCGAAATTTCCTGAACAGTAAAAATATCAAGGGGCCGTTTTTTGAGTAAGAAAGAAAGAATAAACCTGGCCTCAAAGGCTGCTTCTTCTTGAGTAAAACCTTTGGCAACCAGCAACTTTTGCGCTTCTTCAAGAACATCTTTCACGTAAGGCATTTTGTTAAGCTTAACATTTGGGGACAGGCGAAACAATTTAAACAATTTTGCCTGTCCCTAAATCAGACTAGTTTATTTATTTTGAAAAATTATTTAAAATCATTTGCATGAATAAAAAATTTTATTTTGTTGCTCGCATGCCAGATGAGCCTGGTGCTCTACATCGAGCGGCTGAAGTTGTAAGAAGGTATCAAGGAAACATTAATCGCATACATTATGACCGCCGCATAGACCCTAACACCGTCTTTTTTGAGATCACCCTTAAAAGCGAAGAAGATTATCAGCTTGTACGTCAGGAATTACAACGTTTGGGATATCTTCAGGAATCAATAGCTCCTCTTAAGTTTTTGAAATTTAATGTGTATTTACCTCATCGCCCTGGCGCTTTATTTGAATTTTTAAACTATGTAACCGAGGCCCAAGCCAATATCGCTTTTCTTGATTTTGATGAAAAAGGTCCTCATCCTGATCGCCTTACCGTTAGCCTAACCGTAGAGGGTAGTACTTTAATTGATAAGCTTCTAAATAATCTTAAGTCTCGTTATCGCTTGGAAATATTGGAATACGACACATGGGAAGATAATCTCGATAATACCGTTTTTTACCTAAAATTTGCCCAAAAATTAAGAAATTTAATAGATCACGCTGAAGACGAGTTCTTGCTGAGGCTCCTTAACGATATCAACCACATTGTCCAGGAGCTCACCAATCTCAATCAAGACCCTAAAGAGGTGTTCGCCGCTATTTTGGCCACAGGCCAAAAAATAAAGGAAAATACTGGGACATCTTTTTATGCTGATGTCCAACAAATAGAAGTAACGCAAGATGTGCAACTGTTCTCTTTTCAGCCCCCTTGTGGAGGAAACATTTTCGTACTCAAAGCTCCACATGAAATGGTTATGATTGACACTGGTTTTGGCATATACCATGAAGACGTACTTAAAATGCTTCAACACTATGGCCTGGGAGATTTGACTCAGCTTTCAAGAATATATATTACCCACGCCGATGCCGATCACGCCGGGGCAGCAGGATTTTTTGATTCTATCACTTATTTACATGAAGGAACCTGGGAAATAATCCAAAAAGCCAACCGAGCCTATGGCTCACGGGTAGAGGGCTCGATTCTTGAAGAAGTTTATACCAAACTTATAAATCTTTTTTCCCGTTTCACCCCTCCTCTCCCTGAAAAAATAAAAATTTTTCCTAAAAAAGTTTTAGGGCTTAGAAACATATTTCCGATAATTCATCGTTTTAAAGTTGGGTCTTTAGAAATAGAAGTACTTGAAAGTTTGGGAGGCCATCTTTATGGCCAGGTCTTTTTCTATTCCCCTGTAAGCGGACTACTTTTTACTGGTGATAGCCTTCTTAACGTTGCAAGTTTTACCCCTGAAAGAAAAGAGTTTGTTCGTTTGGCCAAGATACTTATGACCTCGGTAAATGTAGATCGCGAAAAGGCCATTCGTGAAAGAGAAGCCCTGATAGCTTTGGCCAAAGAAACAGATGAGACATTGAAACCCTTGGGCAGACGTTGCCTTGTATGTGGTGGTCACGGAGCAGTCTCTGTATTTGAAGGGGAAGAGCTTAAAACTTACGGTCCTGTAGAAACTTACCATCCAGCTTGATCTATTTCTAAACCTCTAACCCTCTATCTAACCCCACCTCTAACCCTAACCCCGCCGCTTAAGCGGGAATTTTTGTAAACCTATTGCTATTTTCCTTATTTTGGACTTCGGGAGGATAAGCTTGGGGACAGGCGAAATTTTTTCGCCTGTCCCCAAAACTAAAAAAGACTTGTCTTATCCCGTTTAAAGGGCTAAAGGTTTAGGCCAAACAAGTTTTGTTTGAGAGGGAGGAAATTATGCTTGATCTTTTAGGCCAGTGGAAACGCACGCATCACTGCGGGGAGCTCCGCAGTGCACACATAGGAGAAGAAGTAACCCTTATGGGCTGGGTGCTCCGCCGGAGGGACCACGGCGGTGTCATCTTCATCGACTTGCGTGACCGTGAAGGTATAACCCAGGTAGTTTTTGAACCGGAAATCAATCCCGAAGTCCACGAACACGCCCACAAGTTGCGAGCCGAGTACTGCATCGCTATAAAAGGCAAGGTACGTCGTCGCCCCGAAGGCATGGAAAACCCCAAAATCCCTACTGGTGAAATAGAAGTAGCGGCCCATGATCTACGCATCTTGAATACCTCAAAAACGCCTCCTTTTCCCCTTGACGAAGATGTGGAAGTCTCTGAGGCCTTGCGCCTTAAGTATCGCTATCTTGACATGCGCCGTCCGGCCCTCATGGAGGCCCTGCGTTTCAGGCACAAAGTGGCCCAAGTAGCCAGAAGATTCCTTGACGAACACGGCTTTATTGAAATAGAAACACCTTTTCTTACCAAAAGCACGCCTGAAGGGGCAAGAGACTATCTTGTGCCCAGCCGGCTTTATCCAGGCAAATTTTACGCCCTTCCCCAGTCACCCCAGCTTTTTAAGCAAATTCTTATGGTGGCGGGCTTTGACCGCTATTATCAAATTGTTCGCTGTTTCCGTGACGAAGACCTGCGGGCAGACCGTCAACCTGAATTTACCCAGCTTGACCTGGAAATGTCTTTCATCACTGAAGAAGACATTATGACCATTTTAGAGGAACTGGTAGCCAGGGTCTTTAAAGAAACATTGGGCGTAGAGATTGAAAGGCCTTTTCCCGTATTCTCCTATAGCGAAGTCATGGAAAAATACGGAACCGACCGTCCAGATCTTCGTTTTGGCCTTGAACTTGTGCCCTTAACCCAGATATTTAAAGACACGCGGTTTAAAGTATTTGCTCAGGTGGTCCAGAAGGGTGGCATTATAAAAGGCCTCGTAGCCCCGGCTGACTTTTCCCGCAAAGAACTTGATGACCTCACCGCCTTTGCCAACGAGCGCGGTGCCAAAGGCCTTGCCTGGATAAAGGTGCGTGAAGGCGGAAAGCTCCAGTCTCCCATTACTAAGTTCTTCAGCGAAGAAGAAATAAAAGGCCTACTTGATGCCCTAAAACCCGCAGAAGGAAGCACCATATTTTTTGTAGCTGACCAACCCAATGTAGTGAACGAAGTTTTAGCCGATTTGCGCGTGGAGCTTGCCAATCGCTTAGGTCTTATCCCTGAAAATGTGTTTAAGCTTTGCTGGGTGGTAGATTTTCCCCTGGTGGAATGGGACGAAGAAGAAGGCCGCTTCGTAGCCATGCATCATCCCTTTACCTCTCCTAAAGAAGAAGACTTGCCCCTTCTTGAAGAGAAGCCCGAGGCTGTGCGCTCAAGGGCTTATGACCTAGTACTAAACGGCATTGAAATTGGCGGTGGAAGTATTCGTATCCACCGGCCGGATATCCAGCAAAGGGTCTTTAATCT from Thermodesulfatator indicus DSM 15286 harbors:
- a CDS encoding transposase: MPRIPRLLTNHPKAAYHVISRTALPGHNVLGPEEKEHLLNLISWLSQVYFVEVYGFAIMGNHFHLLCRMLPEDKFSDEEVARRIKLYYRGKRKVFIYKELLAKWRERLASLSRYVQDIKQRFSRWYNKRVDRKGYFWADRFKSVIIETGEALLNCLAYIELNPVRAGIVEKPEDYRWCSLGYRARLGTGKNFLSLDLGLPSYADKSEQEKLRLYREFVYGKGGIGEPEKLTKTKEFVYRTRYFSESLVIGSKRFLEETGKEIKKFFSKKQQKLIPDRGILIL
- a CDS encoding FmdE family protein, whose translation is MNIFEVPFEEILAESVKTHGHLCAGQVIGVRMALLGLRLIGIKDPKGADRKKFLVFVEIDRCATDAIQSVTGASLGKRSLKFLDYGIMAATFLNLETKEAYRIIAREEARELSKNYFPEIPDKYRRQLEAYRVMPEEELFDIQKVEVELSDFDLPGRPLKRVQCEACGVWVQDGREVLKDGRVLCRPCAHGSYFRLAGFTPELGKIGQKLKKK
- the holB gene encoding DNA polymerase III subunit delta', with the translated sequence MSALEAKILSFSEIKGQEKALAILKQAQEENRLPHAYLFLGPEGVGRETTALSLFRRLLCVKQSGCGECVPCKKFERGNHPDVEIIQPQGKSIKIEQIRELEAKLYFRPLEAERRFILFTDAEAMTREAANALLKSLEEPPAYTLFVLIAKSTEGLLPTIVSRCQVLRFRPIPKDTLKELLVKRLGITSEEAEGLAILAEGSVARALRLAEKGYLEELARLVKAIATGKPHLIVSVAEVLPKLGEDLPLFWELVLVWLRQALVNELGLDEFPALFPEKPPRDFIIPALEKIEKAFLALQMNLNQELFLLELLTNLSKLWRETSQAEVASMSTGAA
- the murA gene encoding UDP-N-acetylglucosamine 1-carboxyvinyltransferase, coding for MSEICIFVEGGYRLSGEVEISGAKNAALPALAATLLALGEYKFSNVPDLLDVNTMLELLALLGARYQMNGRSLFVDTSQAEDTLAPYEIVNRMRASVLVLGPLVARAGKARVALPGGCPIGKRPIDLHLKGLEAMGAKISSEHGDIVAKAPKRGLYGAEINLDFPSVTATENLMMAATLARGKTIIRNAAKEPEVVFLGDMLCSMGAKISGHGSETITVYGVKELNPAEIEIIPDRIEAGTYLIAPAISGGEVLVKNVRPDHLESVLAVLKEMGLKLEVGEKEILSRRSKKLKPLKIRTAPYPGFPTDLQAQIMAALSTVKGTSVIVETIFEDRFLHVDELRRLGADITVEGRVAVVNGVKRLQAAPVKATDLRASASLVLAGLGAEGITQISDIYHLKRGYEALCEKFSKIGAKIWEGPCQL
- the prmC gene encoding peptide chain release factor N(5)-glutamine methyltransferase; this translates as MPYVKDVLEEAQKLLVAKGFTQEEAAFEARFILSFLLKKRPLDIFTVQEISPAVASRFFELIKRRGDGVPTAYLLGEAEFYGRSFKVGPGVLIPRPETEILVETALEFISPGAGVLELGVGSGCISLSLALEKRDVKVFGVEYSSRALKYALVNRERYHLENRVFFVQGNWLAPLKEKQVFSLIVSNPPYISEEEFSSLEKSVREHEPLEALLAGPKGLNFIAKTLWEASKYLLPGGYVLLEIGYRQKEDVAALAKKAGYRYDFVKDLLGYERVLVVQKLP
- a CDS encoding MBL fold metallo-hydrolase gives rise to the protein MNKKFYFVARMPDEPGALHRAAEVVRRYQGNINRIHYDRRIDPNTVFFEITLKSEEDYQLVRQELQRLGYLQESIAPLKFLKFNVYLPHRPGALFEFLNYVTEAQANIAFLDFDEKGPHPDRLTVSLTVEGSTLIDKLLNNLKSRYRLEILEYDTWEDNLDNTVFYLKFAQKLRNLIDHAEDEFLLRLLNDINHIVQELTNLNQDPKEVFAAILATGQKIKENTGTSFYADVQQIEVTQDVQLFSFQPPCGGNIFVLKAPHEMVMIDTGFGIYHEDVLKMLQHYGLGDLTQLSRIYITHADADHAGAAGFFDSITYLHEGTWEIIQKANRAYGSRVEGSILEEVYTKLINLFSRFTPPLPEKIKIFPKKVLGLRNIFPIIHRFKVGSLEIEVLESLGGHLYGQVFFYSPVSGLLFTGDSLLNVASFTPERKEFVRLAKILMTSVNVDREKAIREREALIALAKETDETLKPLGRRCLVCGGHGAVSVFEGEELKTYGPVETYHPA
- the aspS gene encoding aspartate--tRNA ligase yields the protein MLDLLGQWKRTHHCGELRSAHIGEEVTLMGWVLRRRDHGGVIFIDLRDREGITQVVFEPEINPEVHEHAHKLRAEYCIAIKGKVRRRPEGMENPKIPTGEIEVAAHDLRILNTSKTPPFPLDEDVEVSEALRLKYRYLDMRRPALMEALRFRHKVAQVARRFLDEHGFIEIETPFLTKSTPEGARDYLVPSRLYPGKFYALPQSPQLFKQILMVAGFDRYYQIVRCFRDEDLRADRQPEFTQLDLEMSFITEEDIMTILEELVARVFKETLGVEIERPFPVFSYSEVMEKYGTDRPDLRFGLELVPLTQIFKDTRFKVFAQVVQKGGIIKGLVAPADFSRKELDDLTAFANERGAKGLAWIKVREGGKLQSPITKFFSEEEIKGLLDALKPAEGSTIFFVADQPNVVNEVLADLRVELANRLGLIPENVFKLCWVVDFPLVEWDEEEGRFVAMHHPFTSPKEEDLPLLEEKPEAVRSRAYDLVLNGIEIGGGSIRIHRPDIQQRVFNLLKITPEEAQEKFGFLLEALEYGAPPHGGFAFGFDRLVMLMLGRKSIRDVIAFPKTQRAQCLLTGAPAPVSMTQLTELHLLPGWDLEKEKKD